TTTCATCCGTCGGTTCTGAAACCAGATTTTGATTTGgcgctcagacagacagagagtgtgagcGATCTCTACCCTCCGTCTCCGGGTCAGGTAGCGGTTGTAGTGGAACTCCTTTTCGAGCTCCAAGACCTGCTGTCGCGTGTAGGCTGTCCGCGAGCGTTTGGGTTCACCCCCTGAGTAATTTGGACTCACTGTGGGACAGAAAGCAATACATGACTGGCAACATCATCACACTGAAATAAACGTATTTATTGCACATGCTGAGATAAACCCATCCATATTTCATGAGCTTGCAAAACAATTGCGTGTGATATAACATGGCCTAGACAAATGAACATGGTTTCAGGAGTAGCATTTTGTAATGTTGTACTGCTTAAATGCTATGGGTGAGGGCTTGCATGGGAATTAAACTATAAGCTCTCTTTGAACAGAAGGGAGGCACAGGGGGGTGCTGTACGGCAGTTAATGGGTGCTGGATAATGATTCAAGAGAGTCAAACTGCAAAACATAATAGATGAAGTATCATAAAGGCCAGATCAAAAGGCACCAAAGCAAGTCATGTAAAGCTTGAGTTGACGATACGTTATTTGCAAAATGGTGCTTGTATTACGCGTACTGAACAAGGGTAGAATATCGGTGACTTTGCAAAAGTCGTCTGCTTGTTTTAAAGGCGCCACATAGCTCCTAAAGCACACGTTTCAATTACTGTGGAATAACAACGAGTGTCCATAATAGAGTCAAAATATTTGCCTTGACAATCATGTTTTATTGTACTTTCCATAAATATGAATATTTAAGCTTCCATAAAACTTTTTACTCAACAACGGAGGGTGACAGAGAAAGTACACGTTTATACATCTAACCACTTAAAATCAAATTAGAAAAGCATAAAACTTAACTTATGGGTTAGTGTAGTCGTCATAAAACCGTCTTAGGAAGAAATTAGAACGGAAAGGTTGCATAGACTTCAAACCTACTTGGCAAAGAAGTGCAATAAAAATTTATGGAGGGTGTAATTATATTGCCCTGCAAACAGCCGATCGTAAATCTCAACCGATGGTTACTTTTCGAGGGGAGCAATAGATTTAACACCGGACATTTTGCTTCCCACCTTGGGTGAGCAGAATATCCACAAAGACGCAGAGTAAGGGAGAAGTTAAGAGCACTCACCAATGTTTACGTGGACTTTCTTCATCCAGGGGTAAACCACGGGATCCTTGCGAGAGCTAGCCGAAGAAGTGCTTTGGTTAAGGAGATTCTGTCCACAAGCGGGTGGAGGGCTCGGAGTTACCGAGTCGCAATGATGGTTTGGCTCCGGGAGAGAGGTTGAATGTCCGGTTGGGGGGAGGACGTGACCCCGAGGAGACATCACCACCGCGGGCTGCCCCGGACCCTGGCACGGAGTGTAAGACGGGTCGGCGCAGCCCGACCGCTGGTTGTAGATCGACTCATGCTGAAACGCTGGCTCTTGCCTCTGGGCGCTATAATAGTCCGGAGAGTGGCTGGGTAGGTAGTCATTCTGTGAATATTCCTCGCACGGTGGAAACTTGGGATCCACATAGTTGGAGTTTATCAAATAGGAACTCATGGCCATTAATTTCTTTGAATTGCACACAAAATATACTAAAATTTATATCTATCCCTTAACTGGTTTCCCTGTATCGCTGAACCCTCCTACTTTCTGTCAAGTGAACAAAGTTAAGAATCCATGTGACAGCGGGAGCCAATGGCGTGGAGCCTGACTCTTCCCGGATAAGGAAATGGGATATAGGCATAACAGACCCCGCACATCATCTGGGCATACTTTGTGGCATTCGAATGTTGCATACTTTTTACACATTGGCACGCGAGACATAA
Above is a window of Hypomesus transpacificus isolate Combined female chromosome 17, fHypTra1, whole genome shotgun sequence DNA encoding:
- the hoxb4a gene encoding homeobox protein Hox-B4a, with the translated sequence MAMSSYLINSNYVDPKFPPCEEYSQNDYLPSHSPDYYSAQRQEPAFQHESIYNQRSGCADPSYTPCQGPGQPAVVMSPRGHVLPPTGHSTSLPEPNHHCDSVTPSPPPACGQNLLNQSTSSASSRKDPVVYPWMKKVHVNIVSPNYSGGEPKRSRTAYTRQQVLELEKEFHYNRYLTRRRRVEIAHTLCLSERQIKIWFQNRRMKWKKDHKLPNTKIRSNNSSSNNTTNSQNSSHALESSQNRTSGPPPSL